One Streptomyces sp. NBC_00223 genomic window carries:
- a CDS encoding ABC transporter substrate-binding protein, with product MKNSPAWLAAAVALGLSAAACAPGGGVGSSGANGPIRIAYLGILSGPNAVKGSTDAFELAIKQINAEGGINGRTVEYKKFDTDITPQGAARATSLALRYRPVALVGYSVTSGLKASILSIKGAGIPVLHNTLGSLTSAKNLKYDRAFRMGPTTTQYAEAANSYLIDTLGVKSFLMLHTEDAAPSEGARKVIDNARSKGIRTTERAVPPNVTDLTEPVLAARKADAIWEWGYATTDALVVKQAAQNNVKVPVMTFSVGSAVASGLLPAELATKNTLNVSNCGAAVLRTPESEKFVAAYTKAYGRSPADYLSPNNYDSMYLIKAAIEQAGSTDGAKVSDALRTITRDGACGTLKADDKNNMFQNVPVLSWEGGKPTLAKLEEKLPTDF from the coding sequence ATGAAGAACTCTCCGGCATGGCTGGCCGCAGCCGTCGCCCTGGGCCTGTCCGCCGCCGCCTGCGCACCTGGTGGCGGGGTCGGCTCCTCCGGCGCGAACGGCCCGATCCGCATCGCGTACCTCGGCATCCTCAGCGGCCCCAACGCCGTCAAGGGATCGACGGACGCCTTCGAGCTGGCGATCAAGCAGATCAACGCGGAGGGCGGCATCAACGGCCGCACCGTCGAGTACAAGAAATTCGACACCGACATCACCCCGCAGGGCGCGGCCCGCGCGACCAGCCTCGCGCTGCGCTACCGGCCTGTCGCCCTGGTCGGATACAGCGTCACCTCCGGCCTCAAGGCGTCCATCCTCAGCATCAAGGGCGCCGGCATCCCGGTCCTGCACAACACCCTGGGATCGCTCACCTCGGCCAAGAACCTCAAGTACGACCGGGCGTTCCGGATGGGCCCGACGACCACCCAGTACGCCGAGGCCGCCAACAGCTATCTGATCGACACCCTGGGCGTGAAGTCGTTCCTCATGCTGCACACCGAGGACGCCGCGCCGAGCGAGGGCGCGCGGAAGGTCATCGACAACGCCAGGAGCAAGGGCATCAGGACCACCGAGCGCGCGGTCCCGCCGAACGTCACCGATCTGACCGAGCCCGTGCTCGCCGCGCGCAAGGCCGACGCGATCTGGGAGTGGGGCTACGCCACGACGGACGCGCTCGTCGTCAAACAGGCCGCGCAGAACAACGTCAAGGTGCCGGTCATGACCTTCAGCGTGGGCTCCGCGGTGGCCTCAGGACTGCTGCCCGCCGAACTGGCCACCAAGAACACCCTCAATGTCTCCAACTGCGGCGCGGCCGTCCTGCGCACCCCGGAGTCGGAGAAGTTCGTCGCCGCCTACACCAAGGCGTACGGCCGTTCCCCCGCGGACTATCTGTCCCCGAACAACTACGACTCGATGTACCTGATCAAGGCCGCGATCGAGCAGGCCGGCTCGACGGACGGCGCGAAGGTGTCGGACGCCCTGAGGACGATCACCCGCGACGGCGCCTGCGGCACGCTCAAGGCCGACGACAAGAACAACATGTTCCAGAACGTACCGGTGCTGTCCTGGGAGGGCGGCAAGCCCACCCTGGCCAAGCTCGAAGAGAAGCTGCCCACCGATTTCTGA
- a CDS encoding ABC transporter ATP-binding protein yields the protein MLEVKDLRVMYGTTEAVAGADLSVGAGEALALLGANGAGKTSTLRAVSRLVPCSGTVTFDGEDVSKVAPEELARRGLIHVPEGRHVFGTLTVNDNLLVGMTARGRRPAKFSLDDVYSVFPALRPLRKRLGWALSGGEQQMVAIGRALLSSPRLLMLDEPSLGLAPIVVKAVYQALAQVKRDMPILLVEQNASIGLSICDKGVVLLSGKVVVSGTSAELNDRSALLESYLGHGGTEESTDEESAGDADPDKEPVSGGEAVEPASS from the coding sequence ATGCTTGAGGTCAAGGACCTGCGGGTCATGTACGGAACGACGGAGGCGGTCGCGGGCGCCGACCTCAGTGTGGGCGCGGGCGAGGCGCTGGCGCTGCTCGGCGCGAACGGCGCCGGCAAGACCTCCACGCTGCGGGCGGTCTCCCGGCTGGTGCCCTGTTCGGGGACGGTGACCTTCGACGGCGAGGACGTCTCCAAGGTCGCCCCCGAGGAGCTGGCCAGACGCGGTCTGATCCACGTGCCCGAGGGCCGTCATGTCTTCGGCACGCTGACGGTGAACGACAATCTGCTCGTGGGCATGACCGCGCGCGGCAGGCGTCCGGCGAAGTTCAGCCTGGACGACGTCTACTCCGTCTTCCCCGCGCTGCGGCCGCTGCGCAAGCGGCTGGGCTGGGCGCTGTCCGGCGGCGAGCAGCAGATGGTGGCCATCGGCCGGGCGCTGCTGTCCTCGCCGCGGCTGCTCATGCTCGACGAGCCGTCGCTGGGTCTCGCGCCCATTGTCGTCAAGGCGGTGTACCAGGCGCTCGCGCAGGTCAAGCGGGACATGCCGATCCTGCTGGTCGAGCAGAACGCCTCGATCGGCCTGAGCATCTGCGACAAGGGCGTGGTGCTGCTGTCCGGGAAGGTGGTGGTGTCGGGGACGTCGGCCGAGCTCAACGACCGTTCGGCGCTGCTGGAGTCCTATCTCGGCCACGGCGGCACGGAGGAGTCCACGGACGAGGAGTCCGCCGGGGACGCCGATCCGGACAAGGAGCCGGTCTCCGGCGGGGAAGCCGTCGAGCCGGCGTCCTCCTGA
- a CDS encoding VWA domain-containing protein, producing MLDGLVRELRATGVPVAMSEHLDAARALREVDLIDRAAVRAALRATLVKDHAHDATFDLVFEVYFAGRARPDGTDGEPGAEGPGASGTGSGTGPGGALDALDDGELRATLAGAVHRGDTALTRLVVGRFVDRHAGFEPGRPVAGTLYRLRTMRAIDPDALSAALTGAAAPPDGPPDASPRRVTGDLDRRLAGERAERGVRRVEGEVESEIRRRLVADRGAEAVAKTLREPLPEDVQFLQASQRDAAALRVVVQPLARKLASRLQTKRRRRSRGVLDFRRTIRASMSTGTAAAEPVFRPGRPAKPQLVVLADISGSVAAFAAFTLQLAYALRTEFAAVRSFVFVDGVDEVTDVLAGSPDILAATREINARAGGVWLDGRSDYGHAFESFRDTVAGQLSRRSTVLVLGDARTNYHEPRAEALAAVAAVAGHVYWLNPEPRASWDSGDSVIGRYAPWCDRVVECRSIRQLRDFVESLD from the coding sequence GTGCTCGACGGACTGGTCCGTGAACTGCGGGCGACGGGCGTCCCGGTGGCGATGTCGGAACACCTCGACGCGGCCCGCGCGCTGCGGGAGGTGGACCTGATCGACCGGGCCGCCGTACGCGCCGCGCTGCGGGCCACGCTGGTCAAGGACCACGCGCACGACGCGACCTTCGACCTGGTCTTCGAGGTGTACTTCGCGGGCCGCGCCCGGCCGGACGGCACGGACGGGGAGCCCGGGGCGGAGGGCCCGGGCGCTTCCGGCACCGGTTCCGGCACCGGCCCCGGCGGCGCGCTGGACGCGCTCGACGACGGGGAGCTGCGGGCGACGCTGGCCGGGGCGGTGCACCGCGGGGACACCGCCCTGACCCGGCTGGTCGTGGGCCGGTTCGTGGACCGGCACGCCGGTTTCGAGCCGGGCCGCCCGGTCGCGGGGACGCTCTACCGGCTCCGTACGATGCGGGCGATCGACCCCGACGCCCTGTCCGCCGCGCTGACCGGGGCCGCCGCGCCACCGGACGGCCCGCCGGACGCCTCGCCGCGGCGGGTCACGGGCGACCTCGACCGGCGGCTGGCCGGGGAGCGGGCCGAGCGGGGTGTGCGGCGGGTCGAGGGCGAGGTGGAGTCCGAGATCCGGCGCCGCCTGGTCGCCGACCGGGGGGCCGAGGCGGTCGCGAAGACACTGCGGGAACCGCTGCCGGAGGACGTGCAGTTCCTCCAGGCGTCGCAGCGGGACGCGGCCGCGCTGCGGGTGGTGGTGCAGCCGCTGGCGCGCAAGCTGGCCTCGCGGCTCCAGACCAAGCGGCGGCGGCGCTCACGCGGGGTGCTGGACTTCCGGCGGACCATCCGCGCCTCGATGTCGACGGGCACGGCCGCCGCGGAACCGGTCTTCCGGCCCGGGCGCCCGGCCAAGCCCCAACTGGTCGTCCTGGCGGACATCTCCGGGTCCGTCGCGGCGTTCGCGGCCTTCACCCTGCAACTGGCGTACGCGCTGCGCACGGAGTTCGCCGCCGTGCGGTCCTTCGTGTTCGTCGACGGCGTGGACGAGGTGACCGACGTGCTCGCCGGTTCGCCGGACATCCTGGCCGCGACCCGCGAGATCAACGCGCGGGCCGGCGGGGTCTGGCTGGACGGCAGATCGGACTACGGGCACGCCTTCGAGTCGTTCCGCGACACGGTGGCCGGGCAGTTGAGCCGGCGCAGCACGGTGCTGGTGCTGGGCGACGCGCGGACGAACTACCACGAGCCGCGGGCGGAGGCGCTGGCCGCCGTCGCGGCCGTCGCCGGACACGTCTACTGGCTCAATCCCGAGCCCAGGGCGTCCTGGGACAGCGGTGACTCGGTGATCGGCCGGTACGCCCCCTGGTGCGACCGGGTGGTGGAGTGCCGCTCGATCCGGCAGCTCCGGGACTTCGTGGAATCCCTGGACTGA
- a CDS encoding alpha/beta fold hydrolase: protein MSATSVLLVHGLGSTFENNWVRPGWVDVLEAEGLAPRPVRLPGHGGAPLETPGAASPAGAAAAAVLAAADDAAGDAAGDAADDAAGGKPDGVAAAGFSAGAVALLAAAAAAPDHFSRIALLGIGDHVLAPAPESVRPLVAALRGPAEPEAVRERTFWRLVERSGNDRLRVADFLESAALGVDPALLGGVRCPVLVVVGDRDEAMPADRLVAALPDARLRVLPGVDHFATVSALAAFDVVAHFLAA from the coding sequence GTGTCTGCCACGAGCGTGCTTCTTGTCCACGGACTGGGTTCGACCTTCGAGAACAACTGGGTGCGGCCGGGCTGGGTCGACGTCCTGGAGGCGGAGGGCCTGGCCCCGCGCCCGGTCCGGCTGCCCGGCCACGGCGGCGCACCGCTGGAGACCCCCGGCGCCGCGTCCCCCGCCGGCGCCGCCGCGGCCGCCGTGCTCGCCGCGGCGGACGACGCGGCGGGTGACGCGGCCGGTGACGCGGCGGACGACGCGGCGGGCGGCAAGCCGGACGGCGTCGCCGCCGCCGGCTTCTCCGCCGGGGCGGTCGCGCTGCTGGCCGCGGCCGCCGCCGCGCCCGACCACTTCTCGCGGATCGCGCTGCTCGGGATCGGCGACCATGTGCTGGCCCCCGCACCGGAGTCGGTCCGGCCGCTGGTCGCGGCCCTGCGCGGTCCGGCCGAGCCCGAGGCCGTACGGGAGCGCACGTTCTGGCGGCTGGTCGAGCGCAGCGGCAACGACCGGCTGCGGGTGGCCGACTTCCTGGAGTCCGCCGCGCTGGGCGTCGACCCCGCGCTGCTCGGCGGCGTCCGCTGCCCGGTGCTCGTGGTGGTCGGCGACCGCGACGAGGCGATGCCCGCCGACCGGCTGGTCGCCGCGCTGCCCGACGCGCGGCTGCGGGTGCTGCCCGGGGTCGACCACTTCGCGACCGTGTCGGCGCTCGCGGCCTTCGACGTGGTGGCGCACTTCCTCGCCGCCTAG
- a CDS encoding branched-chain amino acid ABC transporter permease produces the protein MSGTDVTQRPLPLEEGKLASAFRFAPPVFRQHQFRTLAVVVVLGLVAPYVYGGDEYSDGIMNTVMIYSILTLGFFWCFSLGGSFTFATYGVYATGSYVSIWVANHAGGFWSGLIAATVVCALLGAVMKIVFARCSMIFFAIATMACGGLLIILFREWISFTGGFAGISDIAVPSFFGLDLNSQADRYYLMLGLLSLFLLLTVWFLRSPAYRDLQLARDNGPVAAVVGLKPKLLQLAAFTVGSGMMGTAGSLYAHNSGYVGLEAFDVDIALLVLLMLLLGGSRSIYGAVIGAAVLTYLPEYLRSMQKYSDFIYSLAVLLIVVAFPKGIAGLRETIQRRWKARA, from the coding sequence GTGTCCGGTACTGACGTCACGCAAAGACCCCTCCCCCTGGAGGAGGGAAAGCTCGCCTCGGCGTTCCGCTTCGCGCCGCCGGTCTTCCGGCAGCACCAGTTCCGCACCCTCGCCGTCGTGGTGGTGCTCGGCCTGGTCGCCCCGTACGTCTACGGCGGTGACGAGTACAGCGACGGCATCATGAACACGGTCATGATCTACTCGATCCTGACCCTGGGCTTCTTCTGGTGCTTCTCGCTCGGCGGGTCCTTCACCTTCGCCACCTACGGTGTGTACGCGACGGGCTCCTACGTCTCGATCTGGGTGGCGAACCACGCGGGCGGCTTCTGGTCGGGGCTGATCGCCGCCACGGTCGTCTGCGCGCTGCTCGGCGCGGTGATGAAGATCGTCTTCGCCCGCTGTTCGATGATCTTCTTCGCCATAGCGACGATGGCCTGCGGCGGTCTGCTGATCATCCTGTTCCGTGAGTGGATCTCCTTCACCGGCGGCTTCGCGGGGATCTCCGACATCGCGGTGCCGAGCTTCTTCGGCCTCGACCTGAACTCGCAGGCCGACCGGTACTACCTGATGCTCGGTCTGCTGTCGCTCTTCCTGCTGCTCACCGTCTGGTTCCTGCGCTCCCCCGCCTACCGCGATCTGCAACTGGCCCGGGACAACGGCCCGGTGGCCGCGGTGGTCGGCCTCAAGCCGAAGCTGCTGCAACTGGCCGCCTTCACCGTCGGCTCCGGGATGATGGGCACGGCCGGCTCGCTCTACGCCCACAACTCCGGCTATGTCGGCCTTGAGGCCTTCGACGTCGACATCGCCCTGCTGGTCCTGCTGATGCTGCTGCTCGGCGGATCGAGGTCCATCTACGGCGCGGTCATCGGCGCGGCGGTGCTGACGTACCTGCCGGAATACCTGCGCTCCATGCAGAAGTACTCGGACTTCATCTACAGCCTCGCGGTGCTGCTCATCGTCGTGGCGTTCCCCAAGGGCATCGCCGGACTGCGCGAGACGATCCAACGGAGGTGGAAGGCCCGTGCTTGA
- a CDS encoding ABC transporter ATP-binding protein, whose protein sequence is MLEAKEIGVRFGGVVAVDGLSLKVEDHEVVGLIGPNGSGKSTFINALTGLVKATGGLRVDGAEVRLGRPGQLSRLGVLRTFQTPQVHDELTCLENVLIGLQDWRVRSLLPTWFRRPAMMRVEREHWDLAYEALRFVRLEKEAGVLAGALSYGQRRRLEFARTYAGQPRTLLLDEPAAGLNDVETSELVELLTRWRDQDGPALLVVEHKIDFLEELCHRMVVLELGRQIAEGDPAEVWANPKVVDAYLGQVTIDA, encoded by the coding sequence GTGCTTGAGGCCAAGGAGATCGGGGTCAGATTCGGCGGTGTCGTCGCCGTCGACGGCCTGTCGCTGAAAGTCGAGGACCACGAGGTCGTCGGGCTGATCGGGCCCAACGGCTCCGGCAAGTCCACCTTCATCAACGCGCTGACCGGCCTGGTCAAGGCCACCGGCGGACTGCGGGTGGACGGCGCGGAGGTACGGCTCGGCCGCCCGGGACAGCTGTCCCGCCTCGGAGTGCTGCGCACCTTCCAGACACCGCAGGTGCACGACGAACTCACCTGCCTGGAGAACGTGCTGATCGGGCTCCAGGACTGGCGGGTCAGATCGCTGCTGCCCACCTGGTTCCGCCGCCCGGCGATGATGCGGGTGGAGCGCGAACACTGGGATCTGGCCTACGAGGCCCTGCGCTTCGTCCGGCTGGAGAAGGAGGCCGGGGTACTGGCCGGCGCGCTGTCGTACGGGCAGCGGCGCAGGCTGGAGTTCGCCAGGACCTACGCCGGGCAGCCCAGGACGCTGCTGCTCGACGAGCCCGCCGCCGGGCTGAACGACGTCGAGACCAGCGAACTGGTCGAGCTGCTGACGCGCTGGCGGGACCAGGACGGCCCCGCGCTGCTGGTGGTGGAGCACAAGATCGACTTCCTGGAGGAGCTCTGCCACCGGATGGTGGTGCTCGAACTCGGCCGGCAGATCGCCGAGGGCGACCCCGCGGAGGTCTGGGCGAACCCGAAGGTCGTCGACGCCTACTTGGGACAGGTGACGATCGATGCTTGA
- a CDS encoding branched-chain amino acid ABC transporter permease, whose protein sequence is MDRFVSILSSGIAQGAIYALIALGIVLLQNATGVVNFAQGDLMTLGAYVGFWLVGVHGLSQLPMFVVMLVLLFGSGVVLERVGYAPIRNRSPLTIVISTFALGLAIRSAIVLWQGTDPRNLPSPFGNDTVKVFGAAIPAQAFLTVGVTVLVGAGLFLMFQRSSLGRQVRALAADRETALLQGIRVKRLSPVIFGLSAALAGLAGVLIGPTISVTPTLGFGLLLSAFAAVVLGGERLGGVAAAALAIAVAQSLLGGYLSPDLTDAYPFLILVAVLAVRPQGLVRMMSGVRY, encoded by the coding sequence ATGGATAGATTCGTCTCGATCCTGTCCAGCGGCATCGCCCAAGGCGCGATCTACGCGCTCATCGCACTCGGGATAGTCCTGCTGCAGAACGCCACCGGTGTCGTGAACTTCGCCCAGGGCGACCTCATGACGCTCGGCGCCTACGTCGGCTTCTGGCTGGTCGGCGTGCACGGTCTCAGTCAACTGCCCATGTTCGTGGTCATGCTGGTGCTGCTCTTCGGCTCCGGCGTGGTGCTCGAACGGGTCGGCTACGCGCCGATCCGCAATCGAAGTCCGCTCACCATCGTCATCTCCACCTTCGCCCTCGGCCTGGCGATCCGCTCGGCGATCGTCCTGTGGCAGGGCACGGACCCGCGCAATCTGCCCTCGCCCTTCGGCAACGACACCGTGAAGGTGTTCGGCGCGGCCATCCCCGCGCAGGCGTTCCTCACCGTCGGGGTGACGGTCCTGGTCGGTGCCGGCCTGTTCCTGATGTTCCAGCGCTCCTCGCTCGGCCGGCAGGTCAGGGCGCTGGCGGCGGACCGGGAGACGGCCCTGCTCCAGGGCATCCGGGTCAAGCGGCTGTCACCGGTGATCTTCGGGCTGTCCGCGGCGCTGGCCGGCCTGGCCGGGGTGCTGATCGGCCCGACCATCTCCGTGACGCCGACCCTGGGCTTCGGACTGCTGCTGAGCGCCTTCGCCGCGGTGGTCCTGGGCGGCGAGCGCCTCGGCGGCGTCGCGGCCGCGGCCCTGGCCATCGCGGTGGCGCAGTCGCTGCTCGGCGGGTACCTCTCGCCGGACCTGACCGACGCCTACCCGTTCCTGATTCTGGTCGCCGTGCTGGCGGTCCGCCCCCAAGGTCTGGTGAGGATGATGTCCGGTGTCCGGTACTGA